From Chloroflexota bacterium, one genomic window encodes:
- the fabF gene encoding beta-ketoacyl-ACP synthase II — MARRVVITGLGAVTPLGLSVKDSWEACLNGRSGVGPITAFDTTHFLVKIAAEVKNFNPAQFMDPKEARRRDRFQQFATAAAKEALAHSGLEIREDNATRVGVFVSSGAGGIISLQEAVETINSSGPRRVDPFTIPKLMANGASGLIAIDTGAKGPALAVLSACASGADGIGLAFKMIRSGEIDAAIAGASEASISKVGIGAFDRLGAMSRRNDDYSMTPQPFDKNRDGLVMGEGGAIIILEALEHAQARGANIIAELAGYGATGDAFHITAPEEKGVGSAAAMRLALQDAKFDPGDVDYISAHGTGTPLNDAAETRGIKAAFGSKAYEVAISSTKSMTGHIMGMTGALEAIFASLAIRDNVMPPTIHYQTPDPDCDLDYVPNTAREAKVNVVMSNAFGFGGHNAVLIIKQFGG, encoded by the coding sequence ATGGCTCGTCGTGTTGTCATCACCGGACTGGGAGCTGTTACCCCGCTGGGGTTAAGTGTCAAGGACTCGTGGGAAGCCTGCCTCAACGGGCGTAGCGGCGTCGGCCCGATCACCGCCTTCGACACCACCCACTTCCTGGTCAAAATCGCTGCCGAGGTCAAGAACTTCAACCCGGCGCAATTCATGGATCCCAAAGAAGCCCGCCGCCGCGACCGGTTTCAGCAGTTCGCCACTGCCGCCGCCAAAGAAGCGCTGGCTCATTCGGGCCTGGAGATTCGCGAGGACAACGCCACCCGAGTCGGCGTGTTCGTCAGTTCGGGCGCAGGCGGCATCATCTCCCTGCAAGAGGCGGTCGAAACCATCAACAGTTCCGGCCCGCGCCGGGTGGACCCGTTCACGATTCCAAAGTTGATGGCGAACGGGGCCAGTGGCCTCATCGCCATTGACACCGGCGCGAAAGGCCCGGCCCTGGCCGTGCTCTCGGCCTGCGCTTCGGGCGCCGATGGAATCGGCCTGGCCTTCAAAATGATCCGGAGCGGTGAGATTGACGCCGCCATCGCCGGGGCCAGCGAGGCCTCGATCTCCAAAGTGGGCATTGGCGCATTTGACCGGCTGGGCGCGATGAGCCGCCGCAACGACGACTACTCGATGACGCCTCAACCCTTCGACAAGAATCGCGACGGCCTGGTAATGGGCGAAGGCGGGGCGATCATCATCCTGGAGGCGCTTGAGCACGCACAGGCCAGAGGCGCTAACATCATCGCTGAACTGGCCGGCTACGGCGCAACCGGCGACGCCTTTCACATCACCGCCCCTGAAGAGAAAGGCGTGGGGAGCGCCGCCGCCATGAGGTTGGCTTTGCAGGATGCCAAATTCGATCCGGGCGACGTGGACTACATCAGCGCCCACGGCACCGGCACGCCCCTCAACGACGCCGCCGAGACGCGAGGCATCAAGGCCGCCTTCGGGTCGAAAGCCTACGAGGTGGCAATCTCGTCCACCAAATCCATGACCGGCCACATCATGGGCATGACGGGCGCGCTGGAGGCCATCTTTGCCTCCCTGGCCATTCGCGACAATGTCATGCCGCCCACCATTCACTACCAGACTCCCGACCCTGACTGCGACCTCGACTACGTGCCGAACACCGCCCGCGAGGCAAAAGTTAATGTGGTGATGAGCAACGCCTTTGGTTTTGGCGGTCACAATGCGGTGCTGATCATCAAACAGTTTGGCGGTTAA
- a CDS encoding molybdenum cofactor biosynthesis protein MoaE has protein sequence MKINVLFFATLKDRAQTHKAEMMLADSATVADLKAELGNRFPALIPALPTALVSRNHEFAFAEDKLAEGDEVALFPPVSGGADNADNPAPQLPTFFRVTNDALDLDALVAGITLSSTGAACVFTGMVRGITRRGEAHQTSYLEYESYVPMAEAKMKQVADEIRGRWPAVEGIAIVQRIGRLDPGTPTVLIACSAAHRDTGVFEAARYGIDRLKEIVPVWKKEVGPGGEEWVEGEYTPGKDD, from the coding sequence ATGAAGATCAACGTTTTGTTTTTTGCCACCCTCAAAGATCGGGCGCAGACCCACAAGGCTGAAATGATGTTGGCCGACTCGGCCACGGTGGCCGACCTCAAAGCCGAACTGGGCAACCGCTTCCCGGCCCTTATTCCGGCTTTGCCCACCGCCCTCGTCTCCCGCAATCACGAGTTCGCCTTCGCCGAAGATAAGCTGGCCGAGGGCGACGAAGTAGCGTTGTTCCCGCCGGTTTCTGGTGGGGCCGACAATGCCGACAATCCAGCGCCGCAACTTCCTACCTTTTTTCGGGTTACTAACGATGCACTCGACCTGGACGCGCTGGTGGCCGGCATCACTCTGTCCAGCACGGGCGCGGCCTGTGTGTTCACCGGCATGGTGCGCGGCATTACAAGGCGCGGCGAGGCGCACCAGACATCGTATTTGGAATACGAATCTTATGTGCCAATGGCTGAAGCCAAGATGAAGCAGGTGGCCGACGAAATTCGCGGGCGCTGGCCGGCAGTGGAAGGCATTGCCATTGTTCAACGGATTGGCCGCCTCGACCCGGGAACGCCGACTGTGCTCATCGCCTGCTCCGCCGCCCACCGTGACACCGGCGTGTTCGAAGCGGCGCGTTACGGCATTGATCGCTTGAAAGAGATTGTGCCGGTCTGGAAAAAAGAAGTGGGGCCGGGCGGCGAAGAGTGGGTTGAGGGAGAATACACACCAGGTAAAGACGACTGA
- the moaC gene encoding cyclic pyranopterin monophosphate synthase MoaC translates to MSQLSHLDSEGKARMVDVGGKPDTERVAVAKGEVRMKPETLALIRAGAMKKGDVLTVAQLAGVMAAKRTAELIPLCHPLPLTHIDVQLELKETIEGNQGKEGNRSGVEITATVRTTGKTGVEMEALTAVSVAALTVYDMAKAAEKTMQITNVRLIEKHGGKSDYVA, encoded by the coding sequence ATGTCCCAACTCTCTCACCTTGATTCCGAAGGCAAGGCCCGCATGGTGGACGTAGGCGGCAAGCCCGACACCGAGCGCGTGGCGGTGGCCAAAGGCGAAGTGCGAATGAAGCCGGAGACCCTGGCCCTGATCCGCGCCGGGGCGATGAAGAAGGGCGACGTGCTCACCGTGGCCCAACTGGCTGGGGTGATGGCCGCCAAGCGCACCGCCGAGTTAATCCCGCTCTGTCACCCACTGCCGCTCACACATATTGACGTGCAACTTGAGTTGAAGGAAACTATAGAGGGAAATCAAGGAAAAGAGGGAAATCGCAGTGGCGTGGAGATCACAGCAACAGTGCGAACGACAGGGAAAACGGGCGTTGAGATGGAAGCCCTGACCGCCGTCTCGGTGGCCGCGCTCACGGTGTACGATATGGCGAAAGCCGCCGAGAAGACGATGCAAATTACGAACGTGCGATTGATCGAGAAGCACGGCGGAAAGAGCGATTACGTCGCATGA
- the ftsY gene encoding signal recognition particle-docking protein FtsY, with the protein MKNFTAGLTRTRQAVFGRIANIVGASEIKDETWEELEATLIQADLGLAVSSELIERLKGHVAGEGLTKEHDLRAFLRTELMALLDAPPHPPLKGEPAVLLMVGVNGSGKTTTTAKLAKLLREQDKRKPILAAADTFRAAAIEQLKEWGDRLGVEVIATQPGGDPGAVVFDAIAAARARGSDLVIVDTAGRLHTKFNLMEELKKVRGVAAKASPGAPHGVYLVLDSTTGQNALAQAKAFKDVAGVTGVVLTKLDGSAKGGVAFAIRRELNLPILYAGLGERAEDLAPFDPAAFVDGLLE; encoded by the coding sequence CTGAAGAATTTTACGGCGGGCCTGACCCGCACCCGGCAGGCGGTGTTTGGCCGCATTGCCAACATCGTCGGGGCCAGCGAGATCAAAGATGAGACGTGGGAGGAGTTGGAAGCGACTCTCATTCAGGCTGATCTCGGTCTGGCCGTCTCCAGCGAGTTGATCGAACGACTCAAGGGACACGTCGCCGGTGAAGGCCTGACGAAAGAACATGACCTGCGCGCCTTTTTGCGAACCGAGTTGATGGCCCTGCTCGACGCGCCGCCGCATCCGCCGCTCAAAGGCGAGCCGGCGGTTTTACTGATGGTGGGCGTCAACGGCTCGGGCAAGACGACGACGACGGCTAAACTGGCGAAGCTCCTCCGCGAGCAAGACAAACGCAAGCCCATCCTGGCCGCCGCCGACACCTTTCGCGCCGCCGCCATCGAACAACTGAAAGAATGGGGCGACCGGTTGGGCGTAGAGGTGATTGCCACCCAGCCCGGCGGCGACCCCGGCGCCGTCGTCTTCGACGCCATTGCCGCCGCCCGCGCGCGGGGCAGTGATCTCGTCATCGTGGACACGGCGGGCCGCTTGCACACCAAGTTCAACCTGATGGAAGAGTTGAAGAAGGTGCGCGGCGTGGCCGCCAAAGCCAGCCCCGGCGCGCCGCACGGCGTGTACCTGGTGCTGGACTCGACGACGGGCCAGAACGCGCTGGCGCAGGCCAAAGCTTTCAAGGATGTGGCCGGGGTGACCGGCGTGGTGCTCACCAAACTCGACGGCTCGGCCAAAGGCGGCGTGGCCTTTGCCATTCGCCGCGAACTCAACCTGCCGATTCTTTACGCCGGGCTGGGTGAGCGGGCGGAAGATTTAGCGCCGTTCGACCCGGCGGCGTTTGTGGATGGACTTTTAGAGTAA
- a CDS encoding PCRF domain-containing protein, with protein sequence MRNTPYAIRNFSQCKTFSSDSTKATPKPSVCWSVFDLANKEKRLAELETLASSPDFWNNPDAARAAMRELSELRETVTQWQNLLRRLADTHELAGLGDESLRAELETEVATIEAEVHRLDFESIFSDK encoded by the coding sequence ATACGCAATACGCCATACGCAATACGGAACTTTTCCCAATGCAAGACCTTCTCCTCAGACTCAACGAAAGCGACACCCAAGCCCAGCGTTTGCTGGAGCGTCTTTGACCTGGCCAACAAAGAAAAACGTCTGGCCGAGCTGGAGACTCTGGCCTCCTCCCCCGATTTTTGGAACAACCCGGACGCGGCCCGAGCCGCGATGCGCGAACTCTCGGAACTACGGGAGACCGTCACTCAGTGGCAAAACTTGCTCCGCCGTCTAGCCGACACCCACGAACTGGCCGGGCTTGGCGACGAGTCACTCCGGGCCGAACTCGAAACTGAAGTGGCCACCATCGAAGCCGAAGTTCACCGGCTCGATTTCGAATCGATCTTCTCCGACAAAC